One genomic window of Bradyrhizobium sp. B124 includes the following:
- a CDS encoding sarcosine oxidase subunit beta family protein produces the protein MRYSAFSIFLNGLRGNAAWRPAWREPTPKPHYDVVIVGGGGHGLATAYYLAKEFGIRNVAVLEKSYIGSGNVGRNTTIIRSNYLLPGNNPFYELSMKLWEGLEQAFNFNAMVSQRGVLNLFHSDAQRDAYTRRGNAMRLHGVDADLLDRTQVRQMLPFLSFDDARFPIQGGLIQRRGGTVRHDGVAWGYARGADSMGVDIIQQCEVTAIRRERGRVTGVETTRGAIGCGKLAVAVAGNSSQVAAMADIKLPIESHVLQAFVSEGLKPFIDCVVTFGAGHFYVSQSDKGGLVFGGDIDGYNSYAQRGNLASVEHVIEAGKAMIPALSRVRVLRSWGGIMDMSMDGTPIIDRTHIDNLYLNAGWCYGGFKATPASGFCFAHLIARNEPHAVTRDMRLDRFERGYLVDEKGQGAQPNLH, from the coding sequence ATGCGCTATTCAGCTTTCTCCATTTTCCTGAACGGCCTTCGCGGCAATGCGGCATGGAGGCCTGCCTGGCGCGAGCCGACGCCCAAACCGCACTATGACGTGGTCATCGTCGGCGGTGGCGGGCATGGCCTTGCCACCGCCTATTATCTCGCCAAGGAATTCGGGATCCGCAACGTCGCTGTTTTGGAGAAGAGCTACATCGGTTCGGGCAATGTTGGTCGCAACACGACGATCATTCGCTCGAACTACCTGCTGCCCGGCAACAATCCGTTCTACGAGCTTTCCATGAAACTGTGGGAAGGGCTGGAGCAGGCCTTCAACTTCAACGCCATGGTCTCGCAGCGTGGCGTGCTGAATCTCTTCCATTCCGATGCCCAGCGCGACGCCTACACGCGGCGTGGCAATGCCATGCGGCTGCACGGGGTCGATGCCGACCTGCTGGACCGGACGCAGGTCAGGCAGATGCTTCCCTTCCTCAGCTTCGACGACGCTCGCTTCCCGATTCAGGGCGGCCTCATCCAGCGGCGCGGCGGCACGGTGCGCCATGACGGCGTGGCGTGGGGCTATGCCCGCGGCGCCGACTCCATGGGTGTCGACATCATCCAGCAATGCGAAGTGACTGCCATCCGTCGCGAAAGGGGCAGGGTGACCGGCGTCGAGACGACCAGGGGGGCGATCGGCTGCGGCAAACTGGCCGTCGCCGTGGCCGGCAATTCTTCTCAGGTGGCCGCGATGGCCGACATCAAGCTGCCGATCGAAAGTCACGTGCTGCAGGCCTTCGTCTCGGAAGGTCTGAAGCCGTTCATCGACTGCGTCGTCACTTTCGGCGCCGGCCATTTCTATGTCTCGCAATCCGACAAGGGCGGCCTCGTCTTCGGCGGCGACATCGACGGTTACAATTCATATGCGCAGCGCGGCAATCTCGCCAGCGTCGAACACGTCATCGAGGCCGGCAAGGCGATGATCCCGGCGCTGTCGCGGGTCCGCGTGCTGCGTTCATGGGGCGGCATCATGGACATGAGCATGGACGGCACGCCGATCATCGACCGTACCCATATCGACAATCTGTACCTCAATGCCGGCTGGTGCTACGGCGGCTTCAAGGCGACGCCCGCTTCCGGCTTCTGCTTCGCCCATCTCATCGCCAGGAACGAACCGCACGCCGTCACGCGCGACATGCGTCTCGACCGGTTCGAGCGGGGTTATCTGGTCGACGAGAAGGGCCAGGGCGCCCAACCGAATCTGCACTGA
- a CDS encoding sarcosine oxidase subunit delta: MASLIPCPHCGQRPREEFTVKGAALARPAADAAWELWFDYVYLRDNPRGRFDEHWHHTSGCRRWLVVTRDTATHEIEGVRDAAARTETAK, from the coding sequence ATGGCAAGCCTCATCCCCTGCCCACATTGCGGACAAAGGCCAAGGGAAGAATTTACCGTGAAGGGGGCAGCGCTCGCCCGTCCTGCTGCGGACGCCGCTTGGGAGTTGTGGTTTGACTATGTCTATCTGCGTGACAATCCACGGGGCCGTTTCGACGAACATTGGCACCACACCTCCGGCTGCCGCCGCTGGCTGGTGGTGACGCGCGATACGGCAACCCATGAGATCGAAGGCGTGCGTGACGCCGCCGCTCGCACGGAGACGGCGAAATGA